The proteins below come from a single bacterium genomic window:
- a CDS encoding DUF3048 domain-containing protein: protein MKKRKFSKEIRIKEEKKKKTKRKKKWLWVFLGVVILALVGGFYFYSQRHLPPTAEEQVSKLFNNKVKIPETKPKFPSLLTGELKDKEKTELRPFAVVIENHSASRPPSGLSKAGLVFESLTEGGITRFLAFFDELPEEVGPIRSARTYFVDWAQELGAFFVHCGGSTEALKKISSLSGFYDINQFYFGSYFWRDRSRYTPHNLYSSKNLLEKVVRAKKWSEKADYSPWSFKEEASLAERGDFKKASISFSTSSYKVAYVYDPKENVYQRYLAGVLHKDKDGSEIKVKNVVLAYYSGYQYSSEGHTLWHFDTRTQGKVKVLRDGKVIEGSWVFSDRTRFFDENGAEIKLNRGSTWIEVIAPSVSVVLEQGSD from the coding sequence GTGAAAAAAAGAAAGTTTTCCAAAGAAATTCGTATTAAAGAGGAGAAAAAGAAAAAAACAAAGAGGAAGAAAAAGTGGTTGTGGGTTTTTTTAGGTGTGGTGATTTTGGCGCTTGTGGGTGGCTTTTATTTTTACTCTCAACGTCATCTACCGCCAACAGCAGAAGAACAGGTTTCAAAATTGTTTAATAATAAAGTAAAAATTCCAGAGACCAAACCCAAGTTTCCCTCTTTGCTTACTGGTGAGCTGAAAGATAAAGAAAAAACAGAGTTAAGACCTTTTGCTGTAGTGATAGAGAATCATTCTGCTTCCCGCCCTCCTTCAGGGTTAAGCAAGGCGGGTTTGGTTTTTGAGAGTTTAACCGAGGGAGGAATTACACGTTTTTTAGCTTTTTTTGATGAGTTGCCAGAGGAGGTTGGGCCAATACGTTCAGCCAGAACTTATTTTGTTGATTGGGCGCAAGAGTTGGGAGCTTTTTTTGTTCATTGCGGCGGCAGCACCGAAGCCTTAAAGAAAATTTCTTCTCTTTCTGGTTTTTATGATATTAACCAGTTTTATTTTGGTTCTTATTTTTGGCGTGATCGCAGTCGTTATACTCCGCACAATTTATATAGTTCTAAAAATTTGTTGGAAAAAGTTGTAAGAGCCAAAAAATGGTCTGAAAAAGCAGATTACTCTCCTTGGTCTTTTAAAGAGGAGGCTTCTTTGGCAGAGAGAGGCGATTTTAAAAAAGCAAGTATTAGTTTTTCCACTTCTTCTTATAAGGTAGCTTATGTTTATGATCCTAAAGAGAATGTTTATCAGCGCTATTTGGCTGGTGTTTTACATAAAGACAAAGATGGCTCTGAGATTAAGGTAAAAAATGTTGTTTTGGCTTATTATTCTGGTTATCAATATTCTTCAGAAGGTCATACTCTTTGGCATTTTGATACTCGCACTCAAGGTAAAGTTAAGGTTTTGCGAGATGGTAAGGTGATTGAGGGTAGTTGGGTTTTTTCTGACCGAACCAGATTTTTTGATGAAAATGGAGCAGAAATCAAATTAAACCGAGGCTCTACCTGGATTGAGGTTATTGCTCCCAGTGTTTCTGTAGTTTTAGAACAAGGTTCAGATTAA
- a CDS encoding DJ-1/PfpI family protein, translating to MSKILFVIPPEDFRDEEYFIPQRVFTEQGFTTDTASLSKGLIRGAGGKKTEARFLVSEVNPSEYEAVVFVGGPGMVDLVAEKELVSFAQKFFQAQKVVAGICAACAVLANAGLLKGLSATCWDGVRDVLVKRGANLTPKPVVWSGRVITANGPLAAKEFAETVVKALSES from the coding sequence ATGAGTAAGATTTTATTTGTTATTCCTCCCGAGGATTTTAGAGATGAAGAGTATTTTATTCCCCAGAGAGTTTTTACTGAGCAAGGTTTTACAACAGACACAGCTTCTTTATCCAAAGGTTTGATTAGAGGAGCAGGAGGGAAGAAAACAGAGGCGCGTTTCTTGGTTTCTGAAGTTAACCCTTCTGAGTATGAAGCAGTTGTTTTTGTCGGCGGCCCGGGTATGGTAGATTTGGTGGCTGAAAAAGAGTTGGTTTCTTTTGCGCAGAAGTTTTTTCAGGCTCAGAAAGTAGTGGCAGGTATCTGTGCTGCTTGTGCTGTATTAGCCAATGCTGGTCTGCTTAAAGGTTTAAGCGCTACTTGCTGGGATGGGGTCAGGGATGTTTTGGTTAAGAGAGGCGCTAATCTGACCCCAAAACCAGTAGTTTGGTCAGGCAGAGTGATTACAGCTAATGGCCCTTTGGCAGCCAAAGAGTTTGCTGAAACGGTAGTCAAAGCTCTGTCTGAATCTTGA
- a CDS encoding glutamate--tRNA ligase — MVKTRLAPSPTGKLHIGTARTALFNFLFAQKNKGKFILRIEDTDLDRSRPEFEKDILEGLKWLGIEWDEPKSGVYRQSQRLDLYQQFFAQLKKEGLVYECFCTPKELEKEREEMRKAGLLPRYSGRCKGLGEDEKKKMRKKRQPAWRLDVEKVVEKGGLPEVLVFNDLIRGEIKKNVKEIGDFVVVKSDQMPVFFFAGVVDDYLMKITHVIRGEDHITNTFSQLLLYKALSISPPQFAHIPLILEKDRSKMSKRRGGSQVFDLRQKGYLPQAVVNFLALLGWSPKDDSEFLSLEELKQRFDLKGIKKGGSIFDREKLDYLAGLWIRHFKPQRLVEFFLEWLEWRSKNLGEDSLFLSIDRGQLLKIISIFQTRSVVLEDFLQAEYIFKMSDYPRELLIFKRSDLDKTKKGLENSLKAIKNYQSAWQIEKIKEVLVGVVEKSGLNNGDVFWPVRVALSGQSGSPSPQELMWVLGKKESLKRLKKALEKLSS; from the coding sequence ATGGTAAAAACTCGCTTAGCCCCTTCGCCTACAGGCAAACTTCATATTGGTACTGCCAGAACTGCTCTTTTTAATTTTCTTTTTGCCCAAAAAAACAAAGGCAAGTTTATTTTACGCATTGAAGATACTGATTTGGATCGTTCACGGCCTGAATTTGAAAAAGATATTTTAGAAGGACTGAAATGGTTGGGTATTGAGTGGGATGAGCCAAAGAGTGGGGTTTATCGCCAATCACAAAGGTTAGACTTGTATCAGCAGTTCTTTGCTCAATTAAAAAAAGAAGGATTAGTATATGAGTGTTTCTGTACTCCCAAAGAGCTGGAAAAGGAAAGAGAAGAGATGCGCAAAGCTGGTTTGTTGCCCCGTTACTCAGGCCGTTGCAAAGGACTTGGTGAAGATGAAAAGAAAAAAATGCGAAAAAAAAGGCAACCTGCTTGGCGTTTAGATGTAGAGAAAGTGGTGGAAAAAGGGGGGTTGCCAGAAGTTTTGGTCTTTAATGATTTGATCAGGGGGGAGATAAAAAAGAATGTTAAAGAGATAGGAGATTTTGTTGTTGTCAAAAGCGATCAGATGCCTGTATTTTTCTTTGCCGGTGTGGTGGATGATTATTTGATGAAGATCACCCACGTAATTAGAGGGGAGGATCATATAACCAATACTTTTAGCCAACTTTTGCTTTACAAAGCTTTAAGTATTAGTCCTCCTCAGTTTGCTCATATTCCTTTGATTTTAGAAAAGGACAGAAGCAAGATGAGTAAGCGGCGTGGCGGCAGTCAGGTTTTTGATTTGCGCCAAAAAGGATATTTGCCTCAGGCAGTGGTTAATTTTTTGGCTCTTTTGGGTTGGAGTCCAAAAGATGACAGTGAATTTTTATCTCTAGAAGAACTTAAGCAAAGATTTGATCTTAAAGGTATTAAAAAAGGCGGTTCAATTTTTGATAGGGAAAAACTTGATTATTTAGCTGGGCTTTGGATTCGTCATTTTAAACCACAAAGGCTTGTTGAATTTTTTCTTGAGTGGTTAGAGTGGCGCAGCAAGAACTTGGGAGAGGATTCTCTTTTTCTTTCAATTGATAGAGGCCAGCTTTTAAAAATTATCTCTATTTTTCAGACCAGAAGTGTAGTTTTAGAAGATTTTCTTCAGGCTGAGTATATTTTTAAAATGTCTGATTATCCTCGCGAACTACTAATTTTTAAGCGTTCAGATTTAGATAAGACAAAAAAAGGATTGGAGAATTCTTTAAAAGCTATAAAAAACTATCAAAGTGCTTGGCAAATAGAAAAAATTAAGGAAGTTCTTGTTGGAGTGGTAGAAAAAAGCGGTCTTAATAATGGCGATGTTTTTTGGCCGGTGCGGGTGGCACTTTCAGGCCAATCTGGCTCCCCCTCACCTCAAGAGTTAATGTGGGTTTTGGGCAAAAAAGAGAGCCTAAAGCGTCTCAAAAAGGCTTTAGAAAAGTTGTCCTCTTAA
- a CDS encoding YraN family protein, with protein sequence MTKKQRSKKIFSGFKIQGSQAEKIAERFLKKKGYLILEKNWRSSLGEIDIIALEPGLFWQKIVFPKVLPHSRVVFIEVKSEKGGGLAAERIDRFKQEKLKKLSRLYLQTKHLNYCFYRIDALIVKIREGKTIIKHIVSAVED encoded by the coding sequence ATGACAAAAAAACAAAGGAGTAAAAAAATCTTTTCTGGGTTTAAAATTCAGGGTTCTCAAGCAGAAAAAATTGCTGAGCGGTTTCTAAAAAAGAAGGGTTATTTAATTCTAGAAAAAAATTGGCGTTCCTCCTTAGGAGAGATAGATATTATAGCTTTAGAGCCGGGTTTATTTTGGCAAAAGATTGTTTTTCCTAAAGTGCTTCCTCATTCCAGAGTAGTTTTTATTGAGGTTAAAAGCGAAAAAGGGGGTGGATTGGCTGCGGAGCGTATAGATAGGTTCAAACAGGAAAAGTTAAAAAAATTAAGCCGGCTTTATTTACAAACTAAACATCTCAATTATTGCTTTTATCGCATTGATGCCTTAATAGTGAAGATTAGAGAAGGAAAGACGATTATTAAACACATTGTTTCTGCAGTTGAAGATTAA
- the rplS gene encoding 50S ribosomal protein L19: MTSWQEIIQSQIKKKIWPVKPGDVVRVYQEYKDKKGKVHTSIFEGVVLKISSGAGPSKSFTVRRVVDGVGVERIYPLFSPTIKKIEILRRQKVRRAKLYYLRDLSGKKLKLKRKDIDKETLALLAEREEVEKTSSNSRKKGQKDDKKTKE; encoded by the coding sequence ATGACTTCTTGGCAAGAAATAATTCAATCTCAAATCAAGAAAAAAATTTGGCCTGTTAAACCAGGTGATGTAGTGAGGGTTTATCAGGAATACAAGGATAAAAAAGGAAAAGTCCATACTTCTATTTTTGAGGGAGTGGTTTTAAAAATCTCTTCTGGCGCTGGTCCAAGCAAGAGTTTTACTGTCAGAAGAGTTGTTGATGGAGTAGGTGTGGAAAGAATCTATCCCCTCTTCTCTCCGACAATAAAAAAAATAGAGATTTTACGGAGACAAAAAGTGCGCCGCGCCAAGCTTTATTATTTAAGAGACTTGAGCGGTAAAAAACTAAAACTAAAACGTAAAGATATAGACAAAGAAACTTTAGCGCTTTTAGCAGAAAGAGAAGAAGTGGAAAAAACTAGCTCCAACAGCAGGAAAAAGGGTCAGAAGGATGACAAAAAAACAAAGGAGTAA
- the trpS gene encoding tryptophan--tRNA ligase — MKNTILSGMRPTGALHLGHYFGVLNNWVALQNKYHCYYMVADWHALTDKEEFPSLKEVVKDMVITWMAAGIDPKKTVIFRQSEVKEHAELEVLLSIVAKMGDLQRIPTYKDASQNLKNKVGVFLYPLLQAADILLYRANAVPIGEDQIPHIEYARVLAQTLNKIAGKEVVPKPKPIITEAKRVPGTDGKAKMSKSLENTINLKDTEFKKLWPILSKVPTDPQRVKKDDPGNPAKCPIIYPYAQLVLSPKELTTMENNCRQAKWGCLDCKRQVAKSISEFFLPFRQKYAQLSKEADLVEKVLKAGAQKAQKKAEQTLSLVRPLFGL; from the coding sequence ATGAAAAACACAATCCTTTCAGGAATGAGACCTACAGGAGCATTGCATCTAGGGCACTATTTTGGCGTTTTAAATAATTGGGTTGCTTTGCAAAACAAATACCACTGCTACTATATGGTGGCTGACTGGCATGCCTTAACCGATAAAGAAGAATTTCCTTCCCTAAAAGAGGTTGTTAAAGATATGGTAATCACCTGGATGGCTGCCGGCATTGACCCTAAAAAAACGGTTATTTTCCGTCAATCAGAAGTCAAAGAACATGCTGAATTAGAAGTTTTGCTTTCAATAGTAGCTAAAATGGGAGATTTGCAACGCATACCCACTTATAAAGACGCTAGCCAAAACTTAAAAAATAAAGTAGGGGTTTTTCTTTACCCTCTTTTACAAGCTGCTGATATCCTACTTTACAGAGCCAATGCTGTCCCTATAGGCGAAGACCAAATCCCTCATATAGAGTATGCCAGAGTTTTAGCGCAAACTTTAAATAAAATAGCCGGAAAAGAAGTAGTGCCCAAACCTAAACCAATAATTACTGAAGCTAAAAGAGTGCCCGGCACTGATGGCAAAGCCAAAATGAGTAAATCTTTAGAAAACACTATTAACCTCAAAGACACTGAATTTAAAAAACTCTGGCCTATTCTCAGTAAAGTCCCCACAGATCCGCAAAGAGTAAAAAAAGATGATCCCGGCAATCCGGCAAAATGTCCAATAATCTACCCCTACGCCCAGTTGGTTTTAAGTCCAAAAGAGTTAACAACAATGGAAAATAACTGCCGCCAAGCCAAATGGGGCTGCCTGGATTGTAAACGTCAAGTGGCTAAAAGCATCTCTGAATTCTTTTTACCTTTCCGACAAAAATATGCCCAGCTAAGTAAAGAGGCGGATCTGGTTGAAAAAGTACTAAAAGCAGGAGCCCAAAAAGCCCAAAAAAAAGCAGAACAAACACTATCTCTGGTGCGTCCGCTATTTGGACTCTAA
- a CDS encoding VanW family protein produces MSASKNKKKSKSQSFKKKRLKILSFVLSLLFIVLGFLVVLVFGLALVFNTKFYPQTKVAGIEVSSLSPEEAFAKIKDKVEAYQKQEILVVCGEKKTKAKISDFGVEFKIEETLKDLFHLGHPKNFKEVIWQFPQIVRLLVLHYQMPLLIEIKNQDKVQELQVALSNLSHPAEYFLENGELKIKKEEEGLGVSKEVLSKSLEDTFSLLRNELLLTPQVLKPDINTSDLEGLKPQVENILSFAPLELEYKGEVKAKLSKEDLLSLIDFSVEKRGLQKIVSFQVNSQTKDDIYAKIKEEVDEPGRNVRLEFEGSQLIVLEKERYGLYLDKDDLDAKLKSFFTNPTDSIEINLSQQLPTVHSANYQEFNFNDLLGKGESTFYGSSASRIHNIKNGASKLHGLVINKGETFSLGEALGEIGAKTGYLPELVIKNRRTVPEYGGGLCQVATTVFRAAIYSGLPVVERHNHAYRVGYYEPPIGMDAAIYYPQVDLKFKNDTSGPILIQAAVKGYKITFYFYGQSDGRKAVVSKPQAYNFTAPPEPIYIDDDSLAEGKLIYEEKSHWGADAYFTYKVYRGGKLIHQKKFYSHYKAWPAIIRRGTKKE; encoded by the coding sequence ATGTCTGCCTCAAAGAACAAAAAGAAATCAAAGAGCCAGAGTTTTAAAAAAAAGAGACTGAAGATATTGAGTTTTGTTCTTTCACTTTTGTTTATTGTCTTGGGGTTTTTGGTTGTTTTGGTTTTTGGTTTAGCTTTAGTTTTTAATACTAAGTTTTATCCCCAAACTAAGGTAGCTGGTATTGAGGTTAGTTCTCTTTCTCCAGAAGAAGCGTTTGCCAAAATTAAGGACAAGGTTGAGGCTTACCAAAAGCAGGAGATATTAGTGGTTTGTGGAGAGAAGAAAACAAAAGCAAAGATTTCTGATTTTGGGGTTGAGTTTAAGATTGAAGAAACCCTAAAAGACCTTTTTCATTTGGGACACCCAAAGAATTTTAAAGAGGTGATTTGGCAATTTCCTCAGATTGTGCGTCTGCTTGTTCTTCATTACCAAATGCCTCTTTTAATAGAGATAAAAAACCAGGATAAGGTTCAAGAATTGCAGGTTGCTCTTTCCAATCTTTCTCATCCAGCAGAGTATTTTTTAGAAAATGGTGAGTTAAAAATCAAAAAGGAAGAAGAAGGTTTGGGTGTAAGTAAGGAGGTATTGAGCAAATCTCTTGAGGATACTTTTTCTTTGCTTAGAAATGAATTATTGTTAACACCTCAAGTTTTAAAACCTGATATTAACACTTCTGATTTGGAAGGACTTAAACCTCAGGTGGAGAATATTTTGTCTTTTGCTCCGCTTGAATTGGAGTATAAAGGGGAGGTTAAAGCCAAATTGAGCAAAGAAGATCTTCTTTCTTTAATAGATTTTTCAGTAGAAAAAAGGGGGTTGCAAAAAATAGTTTCTTTTCAGGTTAATTCCCAAACAAAAGACGATATTTATGCCAAGATTAAAGAGGAGGTAGATGAACCGGGAAGAAATGTCCGTTTAGAGTTTGAGGGTTCCCAGTTAATTGTTTTAGAAAAAGAACGTTATGGCTTGTATCTTGATAAGGATGATTTAGATGCTAAGCTAAAATCTTTTTTTACTAATCCCACTGATTCTATTGAGATTAATCTTTCCCAACAGTTGCCCACGGTTCATTCTGCTAATTACCAAGAGTTTAATTTTAATGATCTTTTGGGCAAAGGAGAAAGCACTTTTTATGGTTCCTCAGCTAGCAGAATCCATAATATCAAAAATGGTGCCAGCAAGCTTCATGGTTTGGTGATTAATAAAGGAGAGACCTTTTCTTTAGGTGAAGCCTTGGGTGAGATTGGTGCTAAGACAGGTTATTTACCAGAACTGGTTATCAAAAATAGGCGAACTGTGCCTGAGTATGGAGGAGGGTTGTGTCAGGTAGCGACAACAGTGTTCAGAGCAGCTATTTATAGCGGTTTGCCGGTAGTAGAAAGACATAACCATGCTTATCGGGTTGGTTACTATGAGCCACCAATCGGGATGGATGCCGCTATTTATTATCCTCAGGTTGATTTAAAGTTTAAAAATGACACTTCTGGACCCATCTTGATCCAAGCTGCAGTTAAAGGCTATAAGATTACTTTTTACTTTTATGGCCAGAGTGATGGCAGGAAAGCGGTGGTTTCAAAACCTCAAGCCTATAATTTTACTGCTCCTCCAGAGCCGATTTATATTGATGACGACAGTTTAGCTGAAGGCAAACTAATCTATGAAGAAAAATCTCATTGGGGTGCAGACGCTTACTTTACTTACAAAGTCTATCGGGGGGGTAAATTGATTCACCAAAAGAAGTTCTATAGTCACTATAAGGCTTGGCCGGCTATAATCAGAAGAGGAACTAAAAAGGAGTAA